TGCGCGAGCAGCAGTCGCCGACGCAGGCGCTCATTTTTTCGGGAGTCACCGACCGAAACGTGCTGGAGCGGGCCTTGTCGCTTGGAGCCCACGGCATCGTGGAAAAGACCGACACGTTGCCGGAGCTCACCGCAGCGCTGGCGGCTGTGGCCAACGGACGCACCTACCTGAGCCCGACCGTCGCGAAGGTGCTAGGTCGCAAGACCATCCGCCCAGACGTCGTGGATCTCACGCCGCGGGAGAAAGAGGTGCTCATGCACATTGCCAAAGGACTTGGGGTGGCGGACATCGCCGTCAAGCTGAGCATCAGTTCGCTGGCGGTGGAAGAGCACCGCAGGAGTCTGATCAATAAAACGGGCCTGATATCGCAGGCCGAACTGGTGAAGCTCGGCGTCAGACTCGGACTGATTCAGGGAGGCTGACTCCCCCTGCGGATCAGCTGATCAGGTCCTGGATGAGCGGTTCCCGGGTCGGGGTGGAGGAGCTGAACTCAATGGCTTCGCGGATGAGGGTCTCGGCCCGGACGGCTTTGGCGTCGTCGTTTACGTGCAGGGTGCAGAGACGCGTACCGGGGGCGACGGGTTCGCCGATCTTGATCAGGTCGGCAAGGCCGACGGCGTGGTCGATCTTGTCCGTGACCGCAGCGCGACCGCCGCCGAGGGCCATGATGGCGTGACCGCATTTGAGGGCGTCCACGGCGCTGACAAAGCCGCGGGTGCCGGCCGGGGCGGTGAGCGCGATCTGCTTTTTCGCAGTGGGAAGGATGGCGTAGTCGTCCACCACCCGCGCGTCGCCGCCCTGGGCGGTGCACATTTCGCGGAACTTCTGCAGCGCGGCGCCGGAGGCGATGGCGGCCTGCATCTTGGCTTGGGCGTCGGCCATGTCCTTGGCTGCGCCGCCGAGGATGAGCATGTGGCCGGTGAGCGCGAGGGTGACCTCCATGAGATCGGCGGGGCCGCGGCCCTTGAGGCATTCGATGGACTCGATGACCTCGGTGGTGTGGCCGGCGGCGCGGCCGAGCGGCTGGTCCATCGCGGTGAGCAGGGCGCGCACGGGTTTGCCCGCAGCGCGGCCGGTTTCGACCATGGCGCGGGCGAGCGTGAGGGCGTCGGCCTTTTTCTTCATGAACGCGCCCTGGCCGAACTTCACGTCGAGCACGAGCGAATCGATGCCCTCGGCGAGCTTCTTGCTCATGATGCTGGCGCAGATGAGCGGGATGCATTCGACGGTGCCGGTGACGTCGCGCAGGGAGTAGAGCTTGCGATCCGCCGGGACCACCTGCGGGGTCTGGCCGATCATGGCGGTGCCGACCTGTTGCAGGATGGCGCGGAACTCGGGCACGCTGAGCTGGACCTTGAAACCGGGGATCGACTCGAGCTTGTCGAGCGTGCCGCCGGTGTGGCCGAGACCGCGGCCGCTCATCATGGGCACCTTGAGGCCGCAGGCGGCGGCGAGCGGGGCGAGGATGAGGGAGACCTTGTCGCCCACGCCGCCGGTGGAGTGCTTGTCCACCTTGGCGCCGGGGAGGTCGCGCAGGTCGATGACCTCACCGGAGCGCATCATGGCGTCGGTCAGCCAGGCGGTTTCCTGCGGCGTCATGCCGCGCCAGAAGACAGCCATGAGCAGGGCGGTGGCCTGGTAGTCGGCGAAGGCACCGTTCACGACACCCTTGGCGAAGAACTCAATCTCGTCGCGGGTCAGCGCTCCGCCGTCGCGTTTCTTGATGATGATGTCTTGGGGAAAGAAGGCAGGCATGGTCCGGGGTCTCACGCATACCGCTCTTCTTTCCACGGGTCGCCGATGGCGTGGTAGCCGCGGACTTCCCAGAAGCCGAGGCGGTCCCCGGCGAGGAAGGTGACCGTCTTCACGAATTTCGCGCCCTTCCAAGCGTAGAGCTTGGGGATGATCACGCGCGCCGGGCCGCCGTGCTCGCGGGAGACGGGCGCTCCGTCGAACTGCGTGGCGACCAGCACGTCGTCGTCGAGGCAGTGCTCCAGCGGGACGTTGGTCGAGTAGCCGTCGTAGCTGGTGAAATAGACGAACTTCGCCTCGGGCTTGGGTTGCGCGAGTTCGAAGAGGGTGGTGAACGCCACACCGCTCCACCGGCAGTCGTATTTGCTCCACGTGGTGACGCAGTGGAAGTCGCTCACGTCGGTCACCTGCGGCAGGGCGTTGAACTGGGCCCAGGTCAGCGTGGCCGGCTTTTCGACGAGGCCGTCGAGCGTCAACGACCATTCGGTGTGCGGGACCTCGGGCTGCACGCCGAGATCGAGCACGGGAAACCCGGTGGTAAGCTTCTGGCCCGGCGGCAGGCGCCCGGGTGCGGCGTGGTCGCGGGGCTTGAAGCCCGACGCCTTCTGTTTCTCGGCCCACTTCTGCTTGGCCGCGATGTAACGATCTTTCGACATGCGCCGAAGCTATGACACGCGCGGCGGCCTGGCAAGCAGCGCCTCGGTGACGACCCGGCGCTTGAGGGTGTAGTAAGCGGCCATGCCGCCTTGGTAGAGCAGGGTGAGGCCGGCGAGGAGCAGGCAGACCAGGGCGTTCATCATCTGGAGGAGCAACGGGCGGTCGAGTTCGGGGTTCAGGCCGGCGGCGGTCAGCTGGCGGTCGATTTCCGCCCGGGCGAGCCCGGGCAGTTCGGCCCACATCGCCTGTGGATCAAACCACCGCCAGCGGAACCAGGCATAACTCCAGATCACGCCGAGCAGTGCGAGCTGGGCGCCGATCAGCCAGCTGACGCCGCGCGGGTCGGAGCTTAGCAATCGACGCCGACCATGCAGCTCGGCGAGACCGGTGAGCACGACAAGGATGGACGTGCCTGTGAAGAGCCAGCTGGGCTGGAGTAGCGAATAGAGCCCGCCCAAGGAGGCCACGATGACAATGCTCCAGCCGTCAGCACGCGCGAGGGCCAGGACGCGCCGCAGGGTTTTCTCAGGCAGGACGGGCGGCGGGGCGGACATGGCCTCACGCTAACAGTCGCGCCCGGCCGTGCGAGTCTGTTCCAGTCCGGTTGCGGCTCACTCGACCGGTCTGAGCTGAATCGTATCGATAGTCTGCTCGCCCGCGAGCACGTTGGTCACGACGACCATCCAGTCGCCGGTCTGCACCCAGCCGCGGCGCAGGAGGTAGGCGAAGGCGTCGCGGATGGTCTTCTCGGGTTCGGCCCCGAAATCCATCAGGAACGGCTCCACGCCCCACACCAGCAGCAGGTGGCGGAAGGCGACGGGGTTGTCGGTGAACGCGTAGATCGGACAGCGCGAGGCGCGCAGGGCCGACAATGTCTGCGGCAGCAGGCCGCTGCGGGTGAAGACGACGATGCCCGATTCGCCGATCTCCTGCGCCAGCACGATGGCGGAACGCAGCAGGCGGTCCTTGTGGGTCTTGAGCGGCAGGTCGGCATTGTAACCTTTCGAGGTGGTGCCTTCGATGCGGCCGGCGACGCGCTTCATGAACTGCACGCATTCGAGCGGGTAACGGCCGGTCGTCGTTTCGCCGGAGAGCATAATGGCGTCGGCGGTGGACCAGACGGCGCTGGCGATGTCGCTGACTTCGGCGCGGGTGGGCACCGGCGACTGGATCATGGATTCGAGCAGGTGCGTGGCGACGATGACGGGCTTGCGGAGGCGAATGCAGGCCTCGACGGTGCGGCGCTGGATCAGCGGCAGATCTTCCATCGGCACCTCGATACCAAGGTCGCCGCGCGCGACCATCACGGCGTCGGAGGCGGTGACGATCTCGTCGAGGTTGGCGATGGCGGACTGGTCCTCGATCTTGGCGATGACGCGAGCGGAGCTCCCCTTTTCGGAAAGGTAGCGGCGCAGGATGTCGATGTCGTCGGCCTCGCGCACAAACGACAGCGCGAAAAAGTCCACGCCTTCCTCGATGCCGACGGTGACATCGGCCCGGTCCTTGGCGGTGAGGGCGGGCAGGCGGACCTTCACGCCGGGCAGGTTGATGTGGCGGCGGTTGCCCAGCCTGGCCGGCACGACCACCCGGCAGCGCACGCGGGCGGACGTCGCGCTGACGACCTCGAGGCGGATGAGCCCGCTGTCCACGAGCACGGTGGAACCGGTCTGCACATCCTCGCCAAAGGACGGATAGTTCACCGAAACGGCGAGGATGCGGTGCTCGGATTCGCCCGGCTGGGGCAGGAAGTCGATGAGCTGGCCCGCCGTCAGCTCGACCGGTTCCGGCAGATCGCCGGTGCGGATCTCGGGGCCCTTCACGTCCATGAGCAGGGCGATGTGGCGGCCGGTGCGCTGGCAGACCTCCCGCACCCGGCGGATCATGGCGCGGGTCCACGCGTGGTCGGCGTGGGCCATGTTGAGGCGGCAGACGTCCACGCCGGCGAGGATGAGGCGCTCGAGCATGCGTTCGTCGGCCGAGGCCGGGCCGAGCGTGAAGACGATTTTGGTGAGCCGGAAGGCTTCCTTGGGCAGAGTGGCGGCGGGCGGATTCACGCCCGGCTGGTAGCACAAGGGATGCCGGGTTGCGGGGTGGGAATCTGCTGGTTAAGTGGCTGGTTTCCCGCAAAAAGGCCCGTCGCCGTGCCGCCACGCCCACACAAACCCTGGCCCTTCCGGATCGAGTATCCGCCCGAGCTGCCCATCAGCGCGCGGGCGGACGAGATCGTTGCGGCCATCCGGGACAACCAGGTGCTGGTGCTGGCCGGTGAGACCGGTTCGGGCAAGACCACGCAGATTCCCAAGCTCTGCCTCGTGGCCGGTCGCGGCGAGCGCGGCCGCATCGCCTGCACGCAGCCGCGGCGCGTGGCCGCCAGCTCGGTGGCCCGGCGGGTGGCCGAGGAGCTGAACGTCGGTTTCGGCCGCGAGGTCGGCTGCAAGATCCGCTTCGCCGACCAGACCTCGGGCGACACGGTCATCAAGTTCATGACCGACGGCATGCTGCTCGCCGAGCTGCAGGCCGACCCGGAGCTGCGCGAATACGACACCATCATCGTGGACGAGGCACACGAGCGCTCGCTCAACATTGATTTCATTCTCGGCCACCTGCGGCGGCTGCGCACGCGCCGGCCCGACCTGAAGATTGTCATCACCTCCGCGACGATCGACACCGAGGCGTTTTCCAAGGCCTTTGACGGCGCGCCGATCATCGAGGTGTCGGGGCGGGTTTACCCGGTGGAGGTGATTTATTCCCCGCTCGAGGAGATGAAGGGCGAGGAGAGCGAATACACCTACCTCGACGCCGCGGCCGAGGCCGTCGGGCGCATCCTCGACGAGAGCTCGACCGGCGACATCCTCGTCTTCCTCCCGACCGAGCGGGACATCCGCGAATTGCGCGACCTGTTGGAAGGGCGCAAACGAAGCCGGCTGGAGGTGGTGCCGCTCTTTGGCCGGCTGACCAACGCCGAGCAGCAGCGTGTTTTCACGCCCACGCAGGCGCGCAAGATCGTGCTCGCGACCAACATCGCCGAGACCTCGCTGACGATCCCCGGCATCCGCTTCGTGGTGGACACCGGGCTCGCGCGTTTCAGCCGTTACGTGCCGCAGAGCCGCACGCGGCGGCTGCCCGTGGAGCCCGTCTCGCAGAGCAGCGCCGACCAGCGCAAGGGCCGCTGCGGCCGCGTCAGTGACGGCGTGTGCATCCGGCTCTACGCGGAGCAGGATTTTCTCGACCGTCCGCGCTTCACGCAGCCCGAGATCCAGCGCAGCAACCTCGCGGACGTGATCCTGCGCATGAAGGCCTTCGGCCTCGGCGACATCGAGGAGTTCCCGTTCCTGAACGCCCCGCCGGCCAAGGGCATCCGCGCCGGCTACGCACTGTTGCACGAGCTCGGCGCGATTGATGAGGCGGGCGTTCTTACCGATCTCGGCCGCGAGCTGGCGCACCTGCCCGTGGACCCGACGGTCGGCCGCATGATCCTGCAGGCCCGCACGGAGAAGGCCCTGCGCGAGGTGCTCATCATCGCCGCGGCGCTCAGCATCCAGGACCCGCGGGAGCGTCCGATGGATGCGCAGCAGAAGGCCGACGCCGCGCACCGGCGCTTCACGCAGCCGGATTCCGATTTTCTCACGCTGCTCTCGATCTGGGAGGCCTACCACGACGAGTTCGAGGCGATGACGCTCGGCAAGCTGCGCAAGTTCTGCACCTCGCACTTTCTGTCGTTCATGCGCATGCGCGAGTGGCGCGACGTGCACGGCCAGCTCGAGGACACCTTGCGCGAACGCGACGGCTTTGCGCATTCGTCGGTCTATGACGGCTTGAAGAAGGGGCAGGAGCTGAAACTCGATCTCGGCACGCCCGCCTACGCGGCGATTCACCGGTCCATTCTCGCCGGCCTGCTGGGCAACGTGGCCACGCGCACGGACGAAGGGGATTACCACGCCGCGCACGACCGGCGGGTGAACGTGTTTCCCGGGTCCACGCTCTTTGAGAAGCGGGAGCGAGATTCCAAAAACAACCCGACCGGAGGCCGGGCTTCACCCTCCAAGCCGAAGGTCGCAAAGTGGCTCATGGCGGCGGAGATCATGGAGACGGCGCGGCTCTACGCCCGCACCTGCGCGCGGGTTGATCCGCAGTGGATCATTGGGCTCGGGTCACATCTCCTGCGGGTGGCGCACAGCGAGCCGTTCTGGAGCGCCGATGCCGGACGCGTGCTCGTGAAGGAGCGGCGCCGGCTCTACAACCTCGAGTTGGAAACCCGCTCGGTGGGCTACGGAAAGATCAACCCGCTGCATGCCACGGAGATTTTTATCCGCGAGGCGCTGGTCGGCGACACGGTGACCTGGCCCTTCGATTTTCTCGCCCACAACCGCAAGCTGCGTGAGCAGGCCGAGGAGCGCCTTACCCGGCTGCGCAGCTCGGGCTACATGAACATCGACGAGGCGCTGTATCGGTTCTACGCGAAGGAGTTTGAAAAGGTGGAGCCCGCGCTCAGCGCCGGCTTTCCGGAGGACCAGGCCAACCCGCGCGGAGCGAGGATGCCACCCCAAGGCATCAGCAGCGTGCCCGAGCTGATTGACTTTGTTCGTCACCAGCAGACCACGAACCCGAAGTTCCTGTTCCTGCGCGACGAGGACCTGCGCGCGGCCGAGGATGATGCGCATGATGCGGAGGCTTTCCCCGAGGCCCTGCCGATCAGCAACCAGGTGCTGCCGCTGAGCTACGCCTACCAGCCCGGCAAGCACGACGACGGTGTGACCGTGCGCGTCTCGCTCGCCGAGGCGGAGGCACTGTCGCCCGCCGCACTCGACTGGGCGGTGCCGGGACATTTGCCGGAAAAGGTGGAACTGATGCTCAAGGCCCTGCCGAAGGAGCAGCGGCGTGGCCTGATTCCATTGACCGAGACCGCGCAAAGGCTCGTGCGCGAGCTGGCATTGATTTCGTCGCGTCCGAAGCAGCCCACGCTGGCCGAGGCGCTGGCTGAACTCTTGCAGCCCCGGCTCGGGGTGCGGATCGATCCGACGACTTGGTCGGCGAAAGGTTTGCCCGACCACCTGCGCGTGCGGGTGGAGGTGGTGGACGCGAAGGACCGCGTGCTCTGCGCCAGCCGCGAACTCGGGGAGATTCAGGCGTTGTTGCACGACCGCCGCCGCGAATTCAGCCAGAAGGCCGCGACGGCGGAGAACGCCGCCTGGCGTGCCGCCCGGGCCAAGTGGGAAGGCGAACCGGCCGGGGAATGGAAGTTTGGCGACCTGCCGGCGTCCGTGCCGGTGGAGGAAAAACACGGCGTGCCCGTGCTGGCCTACCCCGGCATCAAGGCCCTGGGCGCGGGGGTGGCCGTGCGCCTGTTCGCCACGCCCGAGGAGGCGGCGACGGTGACACGCGCGGGTGTGGCGCAGTTGCTCGAGACCCAGCTGCGTTACGATCTCGGCTGGCTGGAAAAGGATTTGCGTGCGTTGCGCATGCTCGGGGCCCTGACCGCCACGCTGGCACCGATCGAGCAGTTGCAGGACGACGCGCTGGAGTGCATCCGGCGCTGGGTGTGTCGCCGCGAAGTCCAGCCGTTGCACCAGGAGGTTTTTGGCCGGGTGCTGGCGCAGGCGAAGCTGGACCTGCGGGCCTCCGTGCCGCGGCTGACTGACTGGATGAAGGAGCTCCTCACGCTGCGCTTGGAGCTGCAGACCCACGCCCAGCCTTACCCGAAGATGACGGAAGACCTGGCGGCGCTGCTGCCGGCGGACTTTTTGCGCCGCACACCCTACGACCGGTTGAAGCATTTGCCGCGCTATCTGCGCGGGATGAAGGCGCGGGCCGACCGCTGGAAGCGCGACACGACCAAGGACGCCCAGCGTGCAGCCGAACTGGCCCCGTTTGTGGCCGCGGCCCGCAAGCCGGCGGCGGCAGAGAGCGAGTTTCGCTGGCTGGTGGAGGAGTTTCGCGTGAGCCTGTTCGCCCAAGAGCTGGGCACGGCCGAGCCGGTATCGGCGGTGAGACTGAAGCGAGCATGGGAGGATTTGGCGCCCGGCGGGGTCAAGCTGGCGGCATCCGTCCCGGCCGGACCCGCGGTGGTGGTGGCCCCGGCCATGACCAAGAAGACCGCTCCGCTCAAGAGCCTCGGCGCGCTCGACCAGCTTTTCAAAAAATGAGCGGAGAATAGGCTTTGATGGAGCCGCGGGCGGGAGTATGGTCCGCGCATACCCCATACCCCAATGAATGATACCTCGATCTCCCATCTGCTGGAGGGCAAGGGTCGTGTCCTCCACACCGTGCCGAGCACGGTCACCGTGACCCAAGCGGTCCAGGAAATGAATCGTCACCGCATCGGCGCCATCCTCGTGATGAACGATGCCAAACTCGCCGGCATCTTCACCGAGCGCGACGTGCTCACGCGCGTGGTGGCCGCCGGACTCGATCCGCGCACGACACCTGTCACGCAGGTCATGACGAGCAACGTGCTCTCCGTGCTGCCCGAGACGACGGTGCAACAAGTCATGGAAATTTTCGCCGAGAAGCGCTGCCGCCACCTGCCGGTGATGGACGCCGGCGACTTGGTCGGGCTGATCTCGATCGGTGACGTCTCGCGCTGGATGGCCAACCACCACCGCGCCGAGGCCGAGTCGCTCCGTTCCTACATCTCCGGCGGCCTCACGACGTGAGGTTCGTCGCGGGGACACTCCTGCTCGCAGTCTTGATTTGCAGCGGGTGTGCTTTGGTCACCGCGACCGTCGTCGGCACGACGGCGGTCGCGACGACGGCCGTGAAAACCACGGCGAAGGTCACCACCGCGACGGTGGCCACGACCGGCAAGGTGACGGCTGCGGCCATCACCTCCTCCGGTGACGTGGCGGCGCTCTCGATGGAATCTGCGGCGCGGCTGGCCCGCACCGGGATGGTCGTGCTGGTGGATGGCAGCTCCGGGGCCATCACCGAGCTGCCTTGGAAGGAGGGCTTGGAGCTCTATCAGGCTGCGCAAGCTGGGAGTCTGCGCGACGGACTCAAGGCGGCGCGCATCTTCCGCGACCGGAAGGTCATCAAGGCCGCCTTCAAGAAGGCGGTGGATCGCAAGCTGCGCCTGAACAGCGGCGACGTGGTCGAGCTGCTGCGTTAAGTGACGGATGGC
This DNA window, taken from Oleiharenicola lentus, encodes the following:
- the hrpA gene encoding ATP-dependent RNA helicase HrpA, which encodes MPPRPHKPWPFRIEYPPELPISARADEIVAAIRDNQVLVLAGETGSGKTTQIPKLCLVAGRGERGRIACTQPRRVAASSVARRVAEELNVGFGREVGCKIRFADQTSGDTVIKFMTDGMLLAELQADPELREYDTIIVDEAHERSLNIDFILGHLRRLRTRRPDLKIVITSATIDTEAFSKAFDGAPIIEVSGRVYPVEVIYSPLEEMKGEESEYTYLDAAAEAVGRILDESSTGDILVFLPTERDIRELRDLLEGRKRSRLEVVPLFGRLTNAEQQRVFTPTQARKIVLATNIAETSLTIPGIRFVVDTGLARFSRYVPQSRTRRLPVEPVSQSSADQRKGRCGRVSDGVCIRLYAEQDFLDRPRFTQPEIQRSNLADVILRMKAFGLGDIEEFPFLNAPPAKGIRAGYALLHELGAIDEAGVLTDLGRELAHLPVDPTVGRMILQARTEKALREVLIIAAALSIQDPRERPMDAQQKADAAHRRFTQPDSDFLTLLSIWEAYHDEFEAMTLGKLRKFCTSHFLSFMRMREWRDVHGQLEDTLRERDGFAHSSVYDGLKKGQELKLDLGTPAYAAIHRSILAGLLGNVATRTDEGDYHAAHDRRVNVFPGSTLFEKRERDSKNNPTGGRASPSKPKVAKWLMAAEIMETARLYARTCARVDPQWIIGLGSHLLRVAHSEPFWSADAGRVLVKERRRLYNLELETRSVGYGKINPLHATEIFIREALVGDTVTWPFDFLAHNRKLREQAEERLTRLRSSGYMNIDEALYRFYAKEFEKVEPALSAGFPEDQANPRGARMPPQGISSVPELIDFVRHQQTTNPKFLFLRDEDLRAAEDDAHDAEAFPEALPISNQVLPLSYAYQPGKHDDGVTVRVSLAEAEALSPAALDWAVPGHLPEKVELMLKALPKEQRRGLIPLTETAQRLVRELALISSRPKQPTLAEALAELLQPRLGVRIDPTTWSAKGLPDHLRVRVEVVDAKDRVLCASRELGEIQALLHDRRREFSQKAATAENAAWRAARAKWEGEPAGEWKFGDLPASVPVEEKHGVPVLAYPGIKALGAGVAVRLFATPEEAATVTRAGVAQLLETQLRYDLGWLEKDLRALRMLGALTATLAPIEQLQDDALECIRRWVCRREVQPLHQEVFGRVLAQAKLDLRASVPRLTDWMKELLTLRLELQTHAQPYPKMTEDLAALLPADFLRRTPYDRLKHLPRYLRGMKARADRWKRDTTKDAQRAAELAPFVAAARKPAAAESEFRWLVEEFRVSLFAQELGTAEPVSAVRLKRAWEDLAPGGVKLAASVPAGPAVVVAPAMTKKTAPLKSLGALDQLFKK
- a CDS encoding thymidine phosphorylase; its protein translation is MPAFFPQDIIIKKRDGGALTRDEIEFFAKGVVNGAFADYQATALLMAVFWRGMTPQETAWLTDAMMRSGEVIDLRDLPGAKVDKHSTGGVGDKVSLILAPLAAACGLKVPMMSGRGLGHTGGTLDKLESIPGFKVQLSVPEFRAILQQVGTAMIGQTPQVVPADRKLYSLRDVTGTVECIPLICASIMSKKLAEGIDSLVLDVKFGQGAFMKKKADALTLARAMVETGRAAGKPVRALLTAMDQPLGRAAGHTTEVIESIECLKGRGPADLMEVTLALTGHMLILGGAAKDMADAQAKMQAAIASGAALQKFREMCTAQGGDARVVDDYAILPTAKKQIALTAPAGTRGFVSAVDALKCGHAIMALGGGRAAVTDKIDHAVGLADLIKIGEPVAPGTRLCTLHVNDDAKAVRAETLIREAIEFSSSTPTREPLIQDLIS
- a CDS encoding sulfite oxidase-like oxidoreductase, which produces MSKDRYIAAKQKWAEKQKASGFKPRDHAAPGRLPPGQKLTTGFPVLDLGVQPEVPHTEWSLTLDGLVEKPATLTWAQFNALPQVTDVSDFHCVTTWSKYDCRWSGVAFTTLFELAQPKPEAKFVYFTSYDGYSTNVPLEHCLDDDVLVATQFDGAPVSREHGGPARVIIPKLYAWKGAKFVKTVTFLAGDRLGFWEVRGYHAIGDPWKEERYA
- the pyk gene encoding pyruvate kinase; translated protein: MNPPAATLPKEAFRLTKIVFTLGPASADERMLERLILAGVDVCRLNMAHADHAWTRAMIRRVREVCQRTGRHIALLMDVKGPEIRTGDLPEPVELTAGQLIDFLPQPGESEHRILAVSVNYPSFGEDVQTGSTVLVDSGLIRLEVVSATSARVRCRVVVPARLGNRRHINLPGVKVRLPALTAKDRADVTVGIEEGVDFFALSFVREADDIDILRRYLSEKGSSARVIAKIEDQSAIANLDEIVTASDAVMVARGDLGIEVPMEDLPLIQRRTVEACIRLRKPVIVATHLLESMIQSPVPTRAEVSDIASAVWSTADAIMLSGETTTGRYPLECVQFMKRVAGRIEGTTSKGYNADLPLKTHKDRLLRSAIVLAQEIGESGIVVFTRSGLLPQTLSALRASRCPIYAFTDNPVAFRHLLLVWGVEPFLMDFGAEPEKTIRDAFAYLLRRGWVQTGDWMVVVTNVLAGEQTIDTIQLRPVE
- a CDS encoding response regulator, encoding MKVLLVEDHVVIRQVFADAIGLMPGYEVVGGASTLKAAQEIYQRTKPDIVVLDINLNGWSGLEFLEFLREQQSPTQALIFSGVTDRNVLERALSLGAHGIVEKTDTLPELTAALAAVANGRTYLSPTVAKVLGRKTIRPDVVDLTPREKEVLMHIAKGLGVADIAVKLSISSLAVEEHRRSLINKTGLISQAELVKLGVRLGLIQGG
- a CDS encoding CBS domain-containing protein, with product MNDTSISHLLEGKGRVLHTVPSTVTVTQAVQEMNRHRIGAILVMNDAKLAGIFTERDVLTRVVAAGLDPRTTPVTQVMTSNVLSVLPETTVQQVMEIFAEKRCRHLPVMDAGDLVGLISIGDVSRWMANHHRAEAESLRSYISGGLTT